The Prevotella sp. E9-3 genome has a window encoding:
- a CDS encoding electron transfer flavoprotein subunit beta/FixA family protein: MALKIVVLAKQVPDTRNVGKDAMTAEGTVNRAALPAIFNPEDLNALEQALRLKEQNPGSTVGILTMGPPRAGEIIRQGLYRGADTGWLLTDRLFAGADTLATSYALATAIKKIGDVDIVIGGRQAIDGDTAQVGPQVAQKLGLNQVTYAEEVLSVKDGKATIKRVIDGGVETVEAPLPVVITVNGSAAPCRPQNAKLVMKYKRATCPMERPAEGTPYDYLYEERPELNLNQWSVADVDGDVNQCGLNGSPTKVKAIKNIVFQAKESKTLTASDADIEGMIKELLDEKIIG, translated from the coding sequence ATGGCTTTAAAAATTGTTGTGCTGGCCAAACAAGTGCCAGACACCCGAAATGTGGGTAAGGATGCCATGACTGCCGAAGGTACCGTAAACCGAGCTGCCTTACCTGCTATCTTTAATCCAGAAGACTTGAATGCATTAGAACAGGCTCTCCGACTGAAGGAGCAGAATCCTGGTTCTACCGTAGGAATCCTCACGATGGGCCCTCCACGTGCAGGTGAAATCATCCGTCAGGGACTTTATCGTGGTGCCGATACCGGTTGGCTGCTGACCGACCGTCTGTTTGCTGGTGCCGACACCCTGGCTACCTCTTATGCTTTGGCTACTGCCATTAAGAAGATTGGCGATGTTGATATCGTGATTGGTGGTCGTCAGGCTATCGATGGCGATACCGCTCAGGTAGGTCCTCAGGTGGCTCAGAAGCTGGGCCTCAACCAGGTTACTTATGCTGAGGAAGTGCTCAGCGTTAAGGATGGCAAGGCTACTATCAAGCGTGTCATCGATGGTGGCGTAGAGACTGTTGAGGCTCCACTGCCTGTAGTGATTACCGTAAATGGTAGTGCAGCTCCTTGCCGCCCCCAGAACGCCAAACTGGTGATGAAGTACAAGCGCGCTACTTGTCCGATGGAACGTCCTGCCGAGGGCACACCATACGACTATCTGTATGAGGAGCGCCCCGAGCTGAATCTGAACCAGTGGAGCGTAGCTGATGTTGATGGCGATGTAAACCAGTGTGGTCTGAATGGCTCACCCACCAAGGTGAAGGCCATTAAGAACATCGTGTTCCAGGCTAAGGAGTCGAAGACTTTGACGGCTTCTGATGCTGACATCGAGGGAATGATCAAAGAACTGTTGGACGAGAAAATCATTGGATAA
- a CDS encoding electron transfer flavoprotein subunit alpha/FixB family protein, which yields MNNVFVYCEIEGTQVQEVSQELLTKGRKLANELKVELHAIVAGTGIKGKVEDQILPYGVDKLFVFDAKDLFPYTSAPHTDILVNLFKEEQPQICLMGATVIGRDLGPRVSSSLTSGLTADCTELEIGPFEDKKAGKTYENLLYQIRPAFGGNIVATIVNPDHRPQMATVRSGVMQKAIYEGKAKGEVVYPEVSKYVSPEAFVVKVLDHHVEAAKHNLKGAPIVVAGGYGVGSKENFDMLFELAKVLHGEVGGSRAAVDAGWLDHDRQIGQTGVTVHPKVYIACGISGQIQHIAGMQDSGIIISVNSDPDAPINRIADYVINGTVEEVVPKLIKYYKQNSK from the coding sequence ATGAACAACGTATTTGTATATTGCGAAATAGAAGGTACTCAGGTACAGGAAGTATCTCAGGAGCTGCTGACCAAGGGTCGTAAGCTCGCCAATGAACTGAAGGTTGAGCTCCACGCCATTGTTGCCGGTACAGGCATCAAGGGTAAGGTGGAGGACCAGATTCTGCCTTACGGCGTTGACAAGCTGTTTGTTTTCGATGCTAAGGACCTGTTCCCCTACACCTCAGCTCCCCATACCGATATTCTGGTGAACCTCTTCAAGGAGGAGCAGCCTCAGATCTGTCTGATGGGTGCTACTGTGATTGGCCGTGACCTCGGTCCACGTGTATCGTCATCACTGACCTCTGGTCTGACTGCCGACTGCACCGAGCTGGAGATTGGTCCTTTCGAGGATAAGAAAGCCGGTAAGACCTACGAGAATCTGCTCTATCAGATTCGTCCTGCCTTTGGTGGTAACATCGTGGCTACCATCGTGAACCCCGACCACCGTCCACAGATGGCTACTGTACGCTCAGGCGTGATGCAGAAGGCTATCTATGAGGGTAAGGCCAAGGGTGAGGTTGTATATCCCGAGGTTTCTAAGTATGTTAGCCCCGAGGCTTTCGTAGTGAAGGTGCTCGACCACCATGTGGAGGCCGCCAAGCACAACCTGAAGGGTGCTCCTATCGTTGTTGCCGGTGGTTATGGCGTTGGCTCTAAGGAGAACTTCGACATGCTTTTCGAGTTGGCCAAGGTACTTCATGGTGAAGTTGGTGGTAGCCGTGCCGCTGTAGATGCAGGCTGGCTGGATCACGACCGTCAGATTGGTCAGACGGGTGTTACCGTTCACCCCAAGGTGTATATCGCCTGCGGTATCTCCGGACAGATTCAGCACATCGCCGGTATGCAGGATTCTGGTATCATTATCTCTGTGAACAGCGATCCCGATGCACCTATCAACCGCATCGCCGACTATGTCATCAACGGCACTGTCGAGGAGGTTGTACCAAAGCTGATTAAGTACTATAAGCAGAACAGTAAATAA
- a CDS encoding endonuclease domain-containing protein, whose translation MGYHYETAAPDRYELLKDFAKKNRREMTESERVLWEALRKLNCGYHFRRQHPIGDYIADFICIKKMLVIEVDGGYHNEPRQLQDDLNRTEFLESKGFTVIRFKNEEIGNDLKTVIMRIKELLFNE comes from the coding sequence ATGGGCTACCACTATGAAACTGCGGCTCCTGATAGGTATGAACTGCTGAAAGATTTCGCAAAGAAGAATCGCAGGGAAATGACTGAAAGCGAGCGAGTATTGTGGGAAGCACTAAGGAAACTTAACTGTGGCTATCACTTCAGAAGGCAACACCCTATAGGTGATTACATTGCAGATTTCATATGCATCAAGAAGATGTTAGTGATTGAAGTTGATGGTGGTTACCACAACGAGCCGAGACAGCTGCAGGACGACCTGAACCGCACAGAATTCTTGGAGAGTAAAGGATTTACTGTTATCCGTTTCAAAAACGAAGAAATAGGCAACGACCTGAAAACGGTCATTATGAGAATTAAAGAATTATTGTTTAACGAATAA